A section of the Drosophila subobscura isolate 14011-0131.10 chromosome A, UCBerk_Dsub_1.0, whole genome shotgun sequence genome encodes:
- the LOC117898557 gene encoding heat shock protein beta-1 isoform X2, which translates to MAEANKRNIPIKLGDFSVIDTEFSNIRERFDSEMRKMEEEMAKFRHELMNREANFFESTSSTTNSALPSRIPKQQNYVSDISSPLIQDEGDSKVLKLRFDVSQYAPEEIVVKTVDQKLLVHAKHEEKSDTKSVYREYNREFLLPKGVNPESIRSSLSKDGVLTVDAPLPALTAGETLIPIAHK; encoded by the exons ATGGCTGAAGCTAATAAGAGGAATATTCCCATAAAACTGGGTGACTTCAGCGTCATTGACACGGAGTTTAGCAACATTCGGGAAAGATTCGACTCTGAGATGCGCAAAATGGAGGAAGAGATGGCCAAGTTCCGGCACGAGCTGATGAATCGAGAGGCAAACTTTTTCGAGTCCACAAG CTCCACGACAAACTCGGCACTGCCATCGCGAATCCCCAAGCAACAGAACTACGTGTCCGACATCAGCTCACCCTTGATACAG GATGAGGGCGACAGCAAAGTGCTAAAGCTCCGCTTCGACGTCAGTCAGTATGCACCCGAGGAAATAGTGGTGAAGACCGTTGACCAGAAGCTATTG GTGCATGCCAAGCATGAAGAGAAGTCGGACACGAAGAGCGTATACAGAGAATATAACCGTGAATTTCTACTGCCCAAGGGCGTGAATCCCGAGTCCATCCGTTCGTCCCTCAGCAAGGACGGAGTTCTAACTGTAGATGCGCCGTTACCCGCCCTCACCGCAGGCGAGACATTGATTCCTATTGCGCACAAGTAA
- the LOC117898557 gene encoding heat shock protein beta-6 isoform X1, which produces MAEANKRNIPIKLGDFSVIDTEFSNIRERFDSEMRKMEEEMAKFRHELMNREANFFESTSSTKKTTTTTSSTTNSALPSRIPKQQNYVSDISSPLIQDEGDSKVLKLRFDVSQYAPEEIVVKTVDQKLLVHAKHEEKSDTKSVYREYNREFLLPKGVNPESIRSSLSKDGVLTVDAPLPALTAGETLIPIAHK; this is translated from the exons ATGGCTGAAGCTAATAAGAGGAATATTCCCATAAAACTGGGTGACTTCAGCGTCATTGACACGGAGTTTAGCAACATTCGGGAAAGATTCGACTCTGAGATGCGCAAAATGGAGGAAGAGATGGCCAAGTTCCGGCACGAGCTGATGAATCGAGAGGCAAACTTTTTCGAGTCCACAAG CTCTACTAAAAAAACTACGACAACAACCAG CTCCACGACAAACTCGGCACTGCCATCGCGAATCCCCAAGCAACAGAACTACGTGTCCGACATCAGCTCACCCTTGATACAG GATGAGGGCGACAGCAAAGTGCTAAAGCTCCGCTTCGACGTCAGTCAGTATGCACCCGAGGAAATAGTGGTGAAGACCGTTGACCAGAAGCTATTG GTGCATGCCAAGCATGAAGAGAAGTCGGACACGAAGAGCGTATACAGAGAATATAACCGTGAATTTCTACTGCCCAAGGGCGTGAATCCCGAGTCCATCCGTTCGTCCCTCAGCAAGGACGGAGTTCTAACTGTAGATGCGCCGTTACCCGCCCTCACCGCAGGCGAGACATTGATTCCTATTGCGCACAAGTAA